The following coding sequences lie in one Spinacia oleracea cultivar Varoflay chromosome 1, BTI_SOV_V1, whole genome shotgun sequence genomic window:
- the LOC130465590 gene encoding uncharacterized protein, translating to MSGRGDSSGSGRVRGGGRKGARGGACGGAHGGARDSPHITQSTQDTFFDDDMNQGEYDSEVVPETQQDEVVVEPGVFWMTPGELWFDHSSLARHITSVIQKYYKSPWTCYTQVDNHTKEHWFNLFKRTHKWPPEYDNLALHDYHEKAGQRLKDTHNYITSRSGGKRPDWLPEEVHKEMMRHATEDPEFLKNSERSKKNRRGGSLTNSIEPTHFQGSISTVEHAKKW from the exons ATGTCTGGTCGAGGGGATAGTTCAGGCAGTGGCCGTGTTCGTGGAGGTGGACGTAAAGGTGCTCGTGGGGGTGCTTGTGGAGGTGCTCATGGAGGTGCTCGCGATAGTCCACATATCACACAATCCACTCAGGATACCTTCTTTGATGATGACATGAATCAGGGTGAGTATGATAGTGAGGTTGTACCTGAGACACAACAAGATGAAGTGGTTGTTGAGCCGGGAGTGTTTTGGATGACACCTGGTGAACTATG GTTTGATCATAGTTCCCTTGCCCGACACATCACGAGTGTCATTCAAAAGTATTACAAGAGTCCGTGGACGTGTTATACACAGGTGGATAACCATACCAAAGAGCATTGGTTTAATTTGTTCAAG CGGACTCACAAGTGGCCACCGGAGTACGACAACTTGGCCTTGCATGACTACCATGAAAAAGCGGGGCAAAGACTAAAGGACACACACAACTACATCACGTCAAGAAGTGGTGGAAAACGTCCTGATTGGTTGCCTGAGGAGGTGCATAAAGAGATGATGAGGCATGCAACGGAGGATCCTGAATTCCTGAAAAATTCTGAGCGTTCAAAGAAGAATAGGAGAGGCGGTTCACTAACAAATTCAATTGAACCAACACATTTTCAAGGTTCCATTTCCACAGTAGAACATGCAAAAAAATGGTAA
- the LOC130465591 gene encoding uncharacterized protein — protein sequence MEVLCLRPETYEKTVAECREKGIEKDPNQIFFETVGGRKKGKVHGLGSGSHLYYAPPSRGGGSSSSYIPSLYSQFQEKFTQKTQALEATQAQILREREEERLERQREKEELQREKEELQRQRDAERLERQREKEEKEENDRVQAKVIAELKEAMENYGRMFSQCSQFQSQDRQDPPGGGAGLATL from the exons ATGGAGGTGCTTTGCCTACGGCCG GAAACATATGAAAAGACTGTTGCTGAATGCCGTGAAAAAGGCATTGAAAAGGATccaaatcaaatattttttgagacagttggtgggagaaagaagggaaaggTCCATGGCTTGGGGAGTGGCTCACATTTGTATTATGCACCACCTTCGAGGGGAGGTGGTTCTTCTAGCTCATACATACCTTCCCTTTATTCGcaatttcaagaaaaatttACTCAAAAGACCCAAGCGTTGGAGGCGACACAAGCTCAGATACTaagggagagagaagaagagagacTGGAGCGACAAAGGGAGAAGGAAGAGCTACAAAGGGAGAAGGAAGAGCTACAAAGGCAGAGAGATGCAGAGCGACTAGAGCGCCAAAGggagaaagaagaaaaagaagaaaatgatAGGGTCCAAGCAAAGGTGATTGCCGAGTTGAAAGAGGCAATGGAGAACTATGGAAGGATGTTCAGTCAGTGTAGTCAATTTCAGTCTCAAGACCGTCAAGATCCCCCTGGCGGAGGGGCTGGGCTAGCTACTTTGTAG